TCAGCTGCAGGGGTGTAAGGTCCTGGGTGAGCTCTTGTTGAATGAACCGCCTCAGTAAACTCTTAAAATGACTAAAAAAAACTGttaataattaaattatttagTTTCGTCGGCACAACGTCACGTTTCACCTGTGTggatgactgtcaaatctatttaccAGTATCATGCAaaaactgggctgcatggtggcgcagtggttagcactgttgcctcgcagcacaaaggttgcaggttcgaaactcggctgtggcctttctgcgtggagttgcgtgttctccccatgcatgtgtgggtttcctccgggtactccggtttcccccacagatcacaacatgccctataagttataaattgtaagtcgctttggataaaagcatctgctaaatgaataaacataaacataactacTCAAGTTCTTTTAAACCACTCTTGGACTGCTTGGAGGAGGTCAGGTTATGGATGGCTCAGAATTTTttgttcttcaaccagaataaaactgagactatcCTGTTTGGCCCAAAAAacaaacatggatgtgcccaagggattgactctcctttattagcaccttttgagaaggctgtggtcaacaacctgggggtgaagttggatgtagagctcacactggacagccaggtcaatggaacaatcagatcctgctatttccatctcaggagaatagctaggattaagcTGCTGCTATCacgtaaacatctggaaactgtcatctacgccttcattaccaccagactggactactgtaactcgctttatgcagacatcaagcaggcctccatagcgaaactgcagaaggtccaaaatgtggcagccaggttactgactggtagcaggagatctgaacacatcacgcccgtcttggcttccagtctcttttagaattttgtttaaagttatggtgtttggttttaaatgtttaaatgagttggctccacgttatctatcggatctgatccatccttatgttcccgcaaggaaccttTGTTCAGCACAGCAAGGACTGTTGGTCATTCCCAAACACAGACTGAAATCTCGAGGGGGccgtgctttctcggtgctggggccgaggctctgaaatgagctacctacatgtgttaaacaggccaccacgctcggcaagttGAAGAGgcagctgaaaacacacttttattctttagcttttactCAAGAAGAGTCTCGTTAAcggatggctttgcacttttttgctgcctcacctagattttatctacatgttttgttagtttttaaatggttttatgtgttgttttttttatgtttatttctgctgtgcagcgctttgtttggtccttgggccatgtgaaggcgctgtataaataaagtttagtagtagtggtagtagcatGCTGCAGCAGGATACCTCcccagtagagccctgcactgaagtcctaggccctcgggtcggccgggcccgacggccctcgggccaggCTTCGGGCtaatgactgtgtaattacctcggacacgggccgggccgggcgcctttatttttaatcgaattcataaaaaaatttgaaacactaaatcactcaagaaaagattcccatctgaacatcttagctggacactgctcagcgcagctcactgtcagcatgtaccacataaggtccacagtgaactgaagatgtggagaggggcttggagcgcatcgcagaaccagagcgcatgcgggaagattcctccgactgaagcgagcaaTTTTCAAACCCTGTCTTTCAGAGaggcttgtcacttagaaaatgttccctgattatgaaactttggctgaatagcgcttgttcctgtctccaatgtggcgacacatccaggagccgtctgaggagaagcccagaatctcacatcctcttcagctcagaaagcgccgatatgattacgcacaagcgtgacgcgtcaacccggtctcacattaagaccgggttggaactgttcaggtttacacaaacaatcgttacatttagaattggcatacagatgtaaaattaatgcagtaaaatataaagctttttatttaaatatctattcattattttacaagcacagagaccgcatcagatggatggaagagccgcatgcggctccagagccacgggttgcagacccctgactaaaacgcagcagtagagctctgcacaggactgttttcttcagcccgctcccgctgaatttctgacaattactgcccgcaaccgcaacgtgtgtgttacactcccgcccgcacttgTGTCACACGTGCCGGCGAGTGAAGCGGAGATGAAGTGAGGATccaggcagacaggtgagaacTTTTGAACAGTCTTTAATAAGaggcacgcaggacaatgaaacagtgATCCAACAAACTAcagagaactgaaggggtttaaatacaggagggtagggagcttgggtgattgggaaaacgagaggcaggtggggccaattaacgagacacaaggctgaaccaaaacggggagacaggacagggtgtgacagtacaacccccccccccccccaaagggcggatcccagacgcccacaggaacaaggagcagggcgggaggagggggacccggagggagggccaagaggaaccgagggacccacggagcggaggcagggaccagcaaagtccgggggcctgcgcctgggcagaggaggaggcgacgggcccttggaggcctgcgtctgcggcagaggaggaggcggcgggcccttgggggcctgcgcctgtggcagaggaggaggcgacgggcccttggaggcctttgcctggggcagaggaggaggcgacgggcccttgggggcctgcgcctggggcaaggGAGGAGGCAaggggcccttggaggcctgcgtctgcggcagaggaggaggcgacagatTCTTGGGGGCCTGCATTTACGGTAGAGGAGccttgcaggctgggccggggacaaattctctgcaggctgggccggggacaaagtctctgcaggctgggctggggacaaagtctctgcaggctgggccagggACCAAGTCTCTGCCGGCTGGgctggggacaaagtctctgccggCTGGactggggacaaagtctctgcaggctggactggggacaaagtctcttggatGGGCTGGATCGGATATGGTGCGACCTCCGGAACCACCACTGGAACCAGAGACGGCGGAGATGTCGGaccagagggagcgtcgacctctggagtgaagAGAGCgctgacctctggagtggagagagcgtcgacgtctggagtggagagagcgtcgacctctggagtggagagagcatcgacctctggagtggagagagcttcgaccactggagtggagagagagtcgaccactggagtggagagagcgtcaacctctggagtggagagagcgccgacctctggagtggagatagcgccgacctctggagtggagagagcgccgacctctggagtggagagagcatcgacctctggagtggagagggTGTTGACcactggagtggagagagcgtcgaccactggagtggagagagcgtcaacctctggagtggagagagcgccgacctctggagtggagagagcgccgacctctggagtggagagagcgccgacctctggagtggagagagtgCCGATCTCAGACGAGGCGCCGACCTCAAACGAGGCGCCGACCTcagacgaggcgtcgacctcagaCGAGGCATTGACCTCAGACAAGGCGTCGACGTcagacgaggcgtcgacctcagacgaggcgtcgacttcagacgaggcgtcgacccttggacaggaagaggcgtcgacccttggacaggaagaggcgtcgacttcagaacacgaagaggcatcgacttcaaaacacgaggaggcgtcgacttcagaacacgaggaggcgtcgacttcagaacacgaggaggcgtcgacttcagaacacgaggaggcgtcgacttcagaacacgaggaggcgtcgacttcagaacacgaagaggcgtcgacttcagaacacgaagaggcatcgacttcagaacacaaaGAGGCGTGgaccacaggacaggacagggcgtcgaccaccatcgacttctggtccgggggcgtcggcttctggtccgggagcgtcgacttctgttccttcgacttctggaccgtcgacctctggactggaaccggaaccgtctgcttctggtccgggggcgtcgacttctggtccttcgacttctggaccatcgacctctggaccgccggcctctggaccggaaccggaaccgtctgcttctggtccgggggagtcGACTTCTGCcccttcgacttctggactgccgacttttggactggaaccggaaccgtctgcttctgggccggtaccgtcaGCTCCTGGGCccaaaccgtctgcttctggggccagatccatctgcttctgggccggatccATTGatgtctggagtggaggcggagccgctgcgggaggggctgcctggacaggctgcgTGTGAACTGGCGGTGCTGGGAAtggggagagcagggaggacaaaccgtccagctgaagctcccGGAGGCTGAGGGcccgatggagctgggccagctcagcccggagacctgcgagctccgctgggtggacctCGGGCTTGCTACTCTGGctctgagatgagggagctgcaggCTGGCCCGAGATCTTCTCCTGGCGGTTTGGGGAGGTTAGAGCGTCCAGAtgagactcctggaggctgacgagctggctgatccggccaagctccgcctggagctctATCAGCTGTGCTGCAGGTGCTGCTCCTCCCCCTGTAGACGATGGAGGCGCCAATTCTGCAGGAGATGGGACTGCTgctctggccgggggcgtgtccaaaCTGCTGTGCCGGGCAGGGGCAGCGGCAAGCTCACAGCTCCGTCCCGGGAAACCGGATTGCGGTGGAGTCCGGCGtctttccccacgccgtggaccgactactggggaacagacagccagcctcgtgccctcgtaGCCGGAGCAATCCAGGAGCGTCTCCCGATCCAAACTCCCATCCGGTTCCGGAAGGGTGAcgaggatcgccgaggctgacGGGCGGGGACGTCGGCGgcggcacatatgcgctgacaacgagctgcactgagcagtgtccagctcagatgttcagatgggaatcttttagctacatctgcaatgtgcgtaacgaataaaatgtccgttcatctgcatgcgtcggggtaattctttctattctttctccgtcaaaataaacggtcaaacacgggaactatctggtcaacacaacacaagccctgcttttggctgctttgttttcttgtgaaaattgttgggaagagatcaaatttaacttgattaccaccagagcctgcgccgtTACCTCCATGAcgataaatgagggaaaaacaaattgatcggatcccgcacatcttttaacacattggtcaggattgacgcactttgttttcatttagttggttaaaaaaaagtcgggctcgggttcgggtcgggccagagaatcctgaaaaccttttcggaccgggtcgggctggggctccatcccctcgggccgggctggacaagggctcagattttaggcccgtgcagggctctactccccAGGATGGTATGCCACCCAGCCTAAAAGGCCCAACTCAGCTCTGCAACATTAAAAAAAGAGGTTCTTGACACCCGTATCGCCCTCATTACCCCAGAGGTCACCCTCAAAACCCTCCAATAAACTGTCCCGATGAGCATGGTCCTCAGTCGAGAGATTTTCCGAGCTATGGACCTTACGGAAATGTTGCGCCAGCATATCCACCTTCATCCCATCAGTGACTGCCATCCGGTCCCCGTCGAAAATCACGGGCACTCTATAAAACTTTGAAGCTCCAGACATCCGATGGACCATACCCTACAACAACCCAATTGACGTACGGGGCCCCAACCTGTCACAGAAGGGCCTCCACCCCATCCTCTTCGCAGCCCGCACCATCCTCCAGGCCAATGCCCTAAATCTCTTATAAGCCACAGCATGCACCTCCATGGGGCTCTGCTGGACTTTCCTTCCTCAGCTCCTTTTATATCTTGCTACAGAGTCCATTGCACCAAAACTTTTCCACTTTGTGACAATCGTAGCATGAATGAATCACTCAGTTGCTCCATAGCTGGACTAACTCAGAGGATGAACAATTCACTCACCCCCTCCCCCTTACAGATTTCAGCTCATAGGAGTCACTCAGTGGAAGCTTGCGGTATTACCCGACTCACTGACTCCTAACCCGGCTGTTTCATGAGACATGACTCGCACAACTCACTGTACTAATCACTCCCTGCTCCcagccaggtttcagctcataggAGTCACCCAGTGGAAGCTTGCAGTACTACACAACTCATTCACCCCTCCACTCCCAGCTCTCAGAGGCAGAAACTCTGTTTCAAGTTCTTTTGAACAAATTCAAATCCTTTTACTGTTGAATAAAGTAAATTGTAACTAATTGTGCAAAAATATATTATCTAGTGTTTCCAAATATTTGTTGTGAAAGTTTTTGAAGCTCCTTTTGTTCCGTGACTTCCCTCTTTGCCTTTCGTGTATCTTTTTTTAACAATACATGTCCTCTCAGTTCTTTGTTATAAATTATGTTGTCTGTTTTTGTTGTCCTATTAAGCAGACTAAAGATAAAAATATATGAACTCTGTTACACCatgatttttaataaaaaaaaactttattcctTTTGGTGAGTGACTCATTCAAACTCGATTCAGTAGACAATTCTAATAGCTGATTATGTTGCTTGTCTGTCCAAGCTATTGTGTACTTGGTAATAACAGAAGACCCAAGAAGGAATTGCTGATGGTGAAATTCAGGGAATTGGTTCAACTGTGTTGAAATCAAGTATTAATGTACTTGCTCACAAAGTACATAaggaaaaatatattaaaataacaaagttgttaaaatttttaaatgtttagTTTCTTTTGCTGTTAAGTTTTTACTTTTAAACTCATTACACAAAAGACACATCAATGCAATGGTGGTTTATTTTGCCCAGCTTGTATCAGGTAAGGTCTCTAGTTACCACAGATTTTCATTTCTTTTCAGAGAAGGAGCTGAGAGACACTTTTGCAGACAAGATACTGACTGTAGATGAAGAGAACTTCATGGGGGATTTGAGTCCTGGGCAAATCCTGGCAGTTGAATCAGAGTCCTAGGCACTGATTTTCACCATGGGACAACCGTTGTCTGAATGTTGTGAAGCCAACCAGGAAGAAattaaaattgcagttccaccctcatctgcttgGTGCTGGCTCCAATTGTATATTATTGCTCATTTCAAGACAAGGCCCTTTTTGAGAGTGGGCTCAAGGCACTGGCCCACTTCATTCATGAATGTAGATGAAAGATGAGTAAGAGAGAGTGGTATTTTCACAGGGAAGTTTGCTTGTTGAAGATAAGGGAATTACACAATGAaagaaaatgagagaaaaaagtATTGATTCCATAAACCACAAAAGCTGGCAACAACAGCACTCTATTTGAATAAATCCACAGATCCTCTTGTTAAGACATGTATACTTTTATTTATGAGATGGTTAGAAAATTGGGGACAAATTTCTTTATAATAAATAAAAGTTGAAATGAATTAAGATTTTTGGTTAATAATTGCTTTAACAAAGTTTTCACTTGCTGTATCTCCTGAATTTATTACAAAGAAGCTCACAAGGATGTGACATTCTCTTTAATTATTAAACATGTGTTAGAGAAAAGAAGGAGTCGTTGAAATAACTTAAAATGTTTAATACTATGACTTTAATCCATAAAATTGTTAAGTCATTAAttctctgttttatttttttaaatgcattaaCATGATTTATTATATCATTCCAGTTCCACTAGCCATACCAACAAGAGAAACGTATTCTAGAAAATCAGGTTGCAAGTAAATACTCTGTAATAGGTTTAAGACACAAATGATTTAAATTCATCTGCCATTGGTTAGTTATTGGTTTAGATATTTATTAAACGCCTCAGTCAGTACAATCTTTATTTCACTtgacaaaacaatctcctaagttTTTCAAAAATTTCTGACATTTTTAGTCCATATATGATTGGATTAATAAGAGGAGTATACATTATTAGTTGTAAAGTCATTAAAAAGTGTGCTGATTGTGAAATATTAGTTTCCAATCTAACCACAATAATATCATAAGCAGATAACAATGAAAAGTTAAGCAAAACCATTAGATGAGGTGTACAGGTTTGTACAGCTTTTCTCCTTACATTTTTAGAGCCATGATAACATACAACAAATATTCTTGTATATGTGAAAATAATGTAAATCATAGGCAGAAATGCAatactgagtaaaaatataataccATACACAGAAAGTGTTCTTGAAACTATACAATTAAGTTTATATATTGAGTTGTTACAAAAAAGCCCTTTCAAAGTAAAGTAGCAAACCTTTTCCTTAGCAGACATGAAAGCTGACCCAGCAACAGCACAAGCAGGTCCAAGCCAAGCCAAAACCAACAGAACACAGATTGTAGTTCTTTTCATGATGTTTGGATATTCTAAAGGTTTACATATGGACACATATCTATCATAGGCCATGGCAGTCAACAGCATGAACTCAGCACCAGCTGAAGTATAAAATATGTAATACTGAAAGTAGCACATTGTGCGTGATATGATCTGTTTGTCAGATAACAAGTCAAGCAACAGTTTGGGATAAATGGCAGTGGTATAAAAAAGGGAGTTCATCAACAGAGCCGCAATAAATATATACATGGGATAGTGAAGGTTTTTGTAAATCACAATTAAGCAAACAATAGTGGAATTAGAGCCCAGGATCATAATGTAGAATGTGAAAATGATCACAAAGTAAACATGCCTGAATCTCACCATCTCTACAAACCCACCAAATGTAATGTAAGTTTCATTCAGTTTGTAATCCATCTAAACCGTCAATGCTACGTTGAACCAAGACTTAGACTCATGAGGCGCCGAGTGCTGCACGTTCATTTATAAGGTGTTTGTTCATGTTACAGCTCCTTGAGGGGtgtatacaaaagatggattttttcattattattattattattagaagatGCTTTCTGAGTTTGTAAATGCTTTTAATAATTCTCATAGGACGTATTCAAAACAGtttaacagtttattttgacAGGTGGTACGAGTGCATTTTAACCCTTAAGAACCTGTGGTGATGCTGGTTGTCACTACTCATTTCAAACATCTGCAAAATCGCTTTTTGAGTCAAATATTCAAGATTGAAAACCCCAAGTGACATTCTATccataaatatataaaaaattatTCTACTTctttgtttaatttaattttttctacattttgatgtAGAAATGGGTTTGGTTTCTAAAGGATTAAGTTAGTTTCAAACTAGAAATTTGTATGCTTTATAATACAGTTTTCAACTTATTCTAACCATTTCAATGTTAATATTCAACTCAGGCATTATTTAATGCGGTTAGAGGACCTACAAGcaggatattcagaaaaaaatggatttaatgaatAAACTGAAACTAAATGTTTCACAAAAGCAGACAGTTCTGAAACACAAAATTAACAAATAAAGCTGATAATAGAACACAAGTCCACTGGCTGTAACTAGGAAACGGAATTAATGGTAACTTCAAGTTCAGTTAAAAAATTTCAGCATCAGAAAGCTGGTTCACTTTTACTTAGGTGCATCTTTGTTGATTTTTTGTGTTAATAATGCTGTCTAGATGGATTAGCTGAAACTAGTGTGTGCTATGTTAGACTGCACTTTCCCAGTTAAAgatacaatgtgtagtttttaccgttattttctggaaacatccatgaaaatgttgttgaaaatgaattaaatgatgctcagttgCTGAACAATAGTGGCGtcgtcgtaacatataaccataagcagcagtagctcaggtgatagagtgggttgcctcatgatcggagagtcatgggttcgattccagctcccaccaggggtatcctgctgttgtgtccttgggcaagacacttcacccaacttgcctgtgttagtggtggttagaggggccgacggcgccaaatggcagcctcgcctctgtcagacctgcccagggcggctgtggctacaagtagcttaccatcactagcagtgtgtgaatgtgagagtgtgtggaaagcgtctttgggtgtctagaaaaagctatataagttcaatgcattcttcttcttcttcttcttattattattattataaaaatcaggtctaaaatacatggcagTGGTCGaaatctctgggcgacgccatattagatgccatgttttccttctacgggagcccatgaggacaaaatgcaacgGTTACAAAGCTTTTGTCATttctaaatgttgttgttttacacatttacctcttcacttgttgccagtgatgaaagagggTCTTGATgtgtttgttattttgctaaagtttgaactccccagggctttttgaccctagcgGTCATCCGTTGGAAAGGTCTCACTccagcacaaaaatactgcttgcttgcaattactgaggtgtctactgccccctattgccaggaaaaatacacactgtcacattAAATAAAGGCTTTGATATGAATTAAATTGAATGCAATGGATGCATTTTCCACACGACCTCCCAGAAGTGCATTCCTTCCTACTGGACACGTTTCAGACAATCAGTGGCTGTGTGTCCTGCATGATCACAAAAATACAGGagaatttatattttttatttttttttacctgtccTAGCAATTGAAGCAGACAGAATGGATACGCAGTTTTACTCTACAGCAAGTGGGATGTAGAAAAACTCTCCTGTGCCATGTTTTGGGCATGATGGGCCGCATTTGTGTACGTACCAGAGTAAAACTACACATTTACTCATGCCTCCATGACTCTTCCCCTTTTGTTTGTTATGGCTTAGAACCAGGTCATaacatatagagctccggaccccacgtgactctcagttagtggacgccattttggcatgcaaaaaaggtaaacaaacacggatgtaaccatgtacatgaacgggatccgcttggattttacttcatcggagtttacttcacactttaaaacagaagaaatcgttttatatagtcagaaattaaatagactaaacatctccgacccttaccgtgcccctgggatactttttaaaacgccagaagcagTCGgaacgggcttcttaccggcacaacaccggacctgaccggggaaccccttgggattcccccggccggaggagctggggagaaggtctgggactctcgactctactgcccgctccgacgccagaagctgtcggagcagacttcttaccggcacaacaccggacgtgaccggggaaccccttgggatttacccggaggagctggctccggcggctggggagagggaagtcacgctactgcccccgcaacccgactccggatacgcggatgaaaatggatggatggacggacaaataacagatttacacgtaagtagtctcggtgagacagataatagcaatccaaagtgctttttatgtgtgatctgacaactgatcaaccattgcttaaaaattaaatacagcttagccggttaattgctgtcatcataaaacacggaaacggcagcacgcagaactcacgaggcaacgttttacgtgatgtttacttgctactATGAGTAAGTACTATGAGATAAGacggaaaaagccacgccaaaataagtttaggaagcccactaagaatcataataaaagcatttaaaataaataccacacacagttgaggaaacgttggtttaagtacctgatatgaagcggtcgctgcataagtgaaaacctttactctcgggatcccacagcttcattttagcccggtcactagcgcgtttcattacaatgatccaacgtttgcggtgctccggatcttgggaaatcctgtagatggctcattccttatgtcgtccgcatttgttctgcatcctggggcacaacaggaatctaccatatttcccatttgattgagttttctgacaataacaaatagtccagctgccggcttctgcatgccaatatggcgccatttcgatttgaactgttgcatgccgggagaagtgacgtccactcccggagctctattggaggCTCGTCCAGGAGTCCTTTCCTTGTGATTCACCACCAAACATTGGAAGAGTTGGTTCCAAGGGGGAGATGTCTTTTAGCTGGCTGGGAAGTTCATgtagaggtaaaaaaaaaaaaaaaaaaaaaaaaaaaaaagatgatttgGTCCTGGGGAAGTAAGTGGGTTTTGTTTTAAGTGGCCTTGGAAACAGAGGTGTGTGAAAGTAgttgtttgggttagggttaaccctaaatTAGTTGTTTGTGTTTAATTACACAAGTGTGTCACCTCCTATTGAATGAGCAAGTCACACTTAAATTTCAACCTAAAATCTTCAGTCCAGCGCCCTTTTCAGCTCAAAAATATTCTACACAAATTTACAACAGCAGTTTGAAATCTGTCTCGACCAATGGGTGAATGGTCCCATGCAACGTAACCAGGTCCCATGCAGAGCAATAAAGAGAGATGGCACTCCAATAGACTTCTATGGAAAAATGGAATGCAGAAGTCACGTGGTTCATCCAGCTtcaaatagttccaaacagccccagCTGCTACATTGACCGCAGTTTATTTTctgtgtttcggaaggattttctccagtaagttgatgaaatgtcatcattgttttgggttgtgaagcgttagctaaccactTCCTACCAAAATAAGCCAATGATGATGACATTTTATgctgccagttttagctagataacctttaatgaacTAAATGTGAGGAGCTTGCTGATTGTGAGCC
This sequence is a window from Nothobranchius furzeri strain GRZ-AD chromosome 14, NfurGRZ-RIMD1, whole genome shotgun sequence. Protein-coding genes within it:
- the LOC129164867 gene encoding olfactory receptor 10K1-like, with translation MDYKLNETYITFGGFVEMVRFRHVYFVIIFTFYIMILGSNSTIVCLIVIYKNLHYPMYIFIAALLMNSLFYTTAIYPKLLLDLLSDKQIISRTMCYFQYYIFYTSAGAEFMLLTAMAYDRYVSICKPLEYPNIMKRTTICVLLVLAWLGPACAVAGSAFMSAKEKVCYFTLKGLFCNNSIYKLNCIVSRTLSVYGIIFLLSIAFLPMIYIIFTYTRIFVVCYHGSKNVRRKAVQTCTPHLMVLLNFSLLSAYDIIVVRLETNISQSAHFLMTLQLIMYTPLINPIIYGLKMSEIFEKLRRLFCQVK